Genomic DNA from Desulfuromonas versatilis:
GCGCCGGCCTCGCGCCGACAGTCAGGCGGACTCTGCGGGCCGACGACGGAGGCCGGCCTCCGAAGCCGGCCTCGGGGCTTCAACTTCAGGCGCCTGGGCTCCTCCTGAAAACCTGATCCGTCTTACCAAAACCCTTCTAGTCTTAGTCCTTCCCTACGGAGATCGCTGCGGGTCAGCGGAGATCTCCATCCATGCCCAAAAAGTCCATTCGGGGGCGCATGCTGGCCCAGCGCAGGCACCTGGCGGCCGAAACCTGCTTTGCCCAGAGCCTGCACATCCAGCAAAACCTGCTGGACACGCCCGAGTTCGCCGCGGCCCGCTCGGTGGCGCTCTACAGCCCGGTCTACAACGAGGTCTTTACCGAAGAACTGTTTCACGCTGCGTGCCGCGCCGGCAAGCGGGTGGCCTATCCCCGGGTGCGGGGAGAGGTTCTCGAGTTTCTTGAAGTCCCGGCCATCGGCGATCTCAGGCCCGGCGCTTTCGGTATCCTGGAGCCGGTGGGGAGCGCCGCGCTCGAGGTGGCTCAGCTCGATCTGCTGGTGGTGCCCGGGGTAGCCTTCGATGAGGGAGGTTATCGGCTCGGTTACGGAAAGGGCTTTTACGACCGGGTTCTGCACGGATGCCAGAATCGCGGCATCCTGGTCGGCCTCTGTTTCAAGTTCCAGCTGGTTTCGTCCTTGCCTGTTGAAACCCACGACATCGGGATGGATATGCTGGTAACAGAAGAGCAGGTTTTGCGGTTCGGGGCCAATGCCCGTCCCCGGACTCGCGGATATCAATAACCCAAGAATCGAGGAGGATTCCGGCTTTGAAAATAGAAATCGCACTGATCCTGATTGCCGTCGCCCTGGGTGCCGGCGCGCTGGTCGGGGCCCTGCTGAGGCGCAAGTCCGCGGAAAGCCGCCTTGCCAACGCCGAGCAGGCCTCTGCACAGATAATCGAAGAGGCCAAAAAGGAGGCCGACACCATCCGCAAGGAGTCGCTCATCCAGGCCAAGGACGCGGTCCTCGAGGCCAAGTCTGAATGGGAGAAAGAGTCGCGGGAGCTGCGCCGGGAAATCCAGGCCCAGGAGAAGCGACTGCTGCAGAAAGAGGAGAACCTCGACCGCCGGACCACCCAGGTTGATGCCAAGGAGGAGGAGCAGGTCAAGCGGGACAAGGCCCTGATGCAGCAGGAGGAGCGACTCCGGGGGCGGGAGAAGGATGTTGAGTCGCTGGTGGCCGAGCAGGCGGCCCGCCTCGAGAGCATCTCCGGCATGAGTGCCGAAGAGGCCAAGAGCCAGCTGATGCAGAATATGGAGAGCGAGGCCCGGCACGACGCCGCCAAGCGCATCAAGCAGATCGAGGACGAGGCCCGGGAGAGCGCCGACAAAAAGGCCAAGGAGATTCTCGCTCTGGCCATTCAGCGCTATGCCGGGGACTTCGTCGCCGAAAAGGCCGTCAGCGTCGTACCGCTTCCCAACGATGAGATGAAGGGGCGCATCATCGGCCGCGAAGGGCGCAACATCCGCGCCATCGAAGCGGCCACCGGCATCGACCTGATCATCGACGACACCCCCGAAGCGGTGATCATCTCGGGTTTCAACCCGGTGCGCCGCGAAGTGGCGCGCATCGCCCTGGAGCGGCTGATCGCCGACGGCCGCATCCATCCGGCCCGAATCGAAGAGGTGGTCAACAAGGCCACCCAGGAGGTCGACGAGGCTATCCGGGAGGCCGGGGAGCAGGCGACCTTCGACGTCGGGGTGCATGGCATCCATCCGGAGATCATCAAGCTGATCGGCCGGCTCAGATACCGCACCTCCTATGGGCAGAACGTGCTCCAGCACTCCCTTGAGGTCGCCTTTTTGTGCGGCATCATGGCCTCCGAGCTGGGCCTCAACGTCAAGCAGGCCAAGCGTGCCGGGCTGCTGCACGATATCGGCAAGGCCGTCGACCACGAAATTGAAGGCTCGCATGCGGTGATCGGTGCCGACCTGGCCCGCAAGTACGGCGAGTCGCCCAAGATCGTTCACGCACTGGCCGCCCACCACGAGGATGAGAAACCCGAAACCATTCTGGCGGTTCTGGTGCAGGCCGCCGATGCCCTGTCGGGGGCCCGGCCGGGCGCACGCCGCGAGATGCTCGAGACCTACGTCAAACGTCTCGAAGACCTGGAGCGGATCGGCACCTCCTTCGTTGGTGTGACCAGTTGCTTCGCCATCCAGGCCGGGCGCGAAATCCGGGTCATGGTTTCCAGCGAAGAAGTTTCCGACGCCCAGTCCCACGTGCTTGCTCGGGACATCGCCCGCAAGGTCGAGGACGAGATGACCTACCCGGGGCAGATCAAGGTGAACGTCATCCGCGAAACCCGGGCGGTGGAATACGCGAAATAGCCTGGCGACAGCCAGGGGTTCGACAGGAGGATGGAGGGTTCCCTTTGTCCTTTTGTCTTTGTGTCGGAGGCAATACGGTTGAATATTCTGTTTATAGGCGACATCGTCGGCCGGACCGGGAGGATGGCCCTGGCCAGCCGGCTGGACCGGCTGGTCGATCGGCATCTGGTCGACCTGGTGGTGGCCAACGGCGAAAATGCCGCCGCAGGTTTCGGGCTGACCATGGACATCGCCCGCGAACTCTATGACCTGGGGGTGCATGTCATCACCTCCGGCAATCATATCTGGGACAAGAAGGAAATCCTCGGCTACCTTCCGGCGCAGAAGAGGCTGCTGCGCCCCGCCAACTACCCCGCCGGTACTCCCGGCCGCGGCTGCGGGGTTTTTCAGACGGCCGCGGGGATCAAGGTCGGGGTGATCAACCTGGAGGGGCGGGTGTTCATGAACAACCTGGAGTGCCCGTTCCGCGAAGCCGACCGGCTGGTCGAGCAGTTGCGGGCGGAAACGCCCATTATCCTGGTGGATTTTCACGCCGAGGCAACCAGCGAGAAGATGGCGCTGGGCTGCTACCTCGACGGGAGGGTTTCGGCGGTGGTCGGTACTCACACCCATGTCCAGACCGCCGACGAACATATCATGCCGGGCGGGACCGCCTATATCAGCGACGCCGGCATGACCGGCAGCCGGGATGCCGTAATCGGCATCCGCAAGGAACTGGCCATCGAAAAATTCCTGACCCAGATGCCGGTGCGCTTCGAGGTGGGGAAAAAAGATCCGGTGCTGTGCGGAGTGCTGTTTTCTGTCGATGAGCAGACCGGCAGAGCCATCGCCGTGCAGCGCATCAAGGAAGAGATCGAATAGTCAGGGCAATATATTGAGGCTGGTGGCTTCAGCGGAAGCGCCGGGTGCAGGGGTTGAAAGGGGAGTTTGCAGATGAAATCGGTTCAGGAGCAGATGGACATCATCCGACGCGGAGCCGTCGAAATTTTGGTCGAGTCGGAGTTGGAGGAGAAGCTCGCGGCCTCCATCAAGACCGGTGTGCCGCTGAGGATCAAGGCCGGTTTCGATCCCACGGCTCCGGACCTGCACCTTGGCCACACCGTGCTGATCCAGAAATTGAAGCAGTTTCAGGATCTTGGTCACGAGGTCTGTTTTCTGATCGGCGATTTTACCGGGATGATTGGTGATCCCACCGGAAAGAACGAGACCCGCAAGCCGCTCACCCGCGAGCAGGTTTTGCAGAATGCCGAAACCTACAAGGAGCAGGTATTCAAGATCCTCGATCCGCAAAAAACCCGGGTGGTCTTCAACAGCACCTGGATGGGGCCCATGTCGGCGTCGGACCTGATCGGCCTGGCGGCCCGCTACACCGTGGCGCGCATGCTCGAGCGCGACGATTTCCACAAGCGCTTCACCGGCCAGCAGCCCATTGCCATCCACGAGTTTCTCTATCCCCTGGTCCAGGGGTACGACTCGGTCGCCCTCAAGTCCGATGTGGAGTTGGGAGGGACCGACCAGAAGTTCAACCTGCTGGTGGGCCGCGAGCTGCAGAGGCAGGAGGGGCAGCGGCCCCAGAGCATCCTGACCATGCCCCTGCTCGAAGGGCTCGACGGCGTCAACAAGATGAGCAAGTCCCTGAACAATTACATCGGCATCACCGAGCCCCCAAAAGAGATATACGGCAAGACCATGAGCATCTCCGATGAGCTGATGGTGCGTTACTATGAACTGCTCTCCGATGTCGACCTCGCCACCCTGGAGAAGATTCGTAACGGCGTCGCCGGCCAGCCGGCAGGCGCCCACCCGATGGAGAGCAAAAAGGCCCTTGCCCGCGAACTGGTGGCCCGCTTCCATGGCGCCGAAGCCGCCCGCCAGGCCGAGGAGGATTTCGTCCAGCAGTTCAAGCAGAAGGAGATCCCCGACGATATCCCCCTGCTGAAAATGCCTTCCTCCGGGCCCGTCTGGATCTGCCGCCTGCTGACCGACGCAGGGCTGACTTCCTCCAATGGCGAGGCCCGCCGCATGGTGGTCCAGGGCGGGGTGAAAATCGACGGCGAAAAGGTGGGCGATGCCGACCTGGAAGTCGCCGCCCGGGGCGAGGTCGTCGTGCAGGTCGGCAAGCGCCGTTTTGCCCGAATCGTGTTTGGAGGAAATTAACAAAAACCCCCGTTGACAGAGTGGGGGGCTTTCTGTATATTCCAGCCTCCATCGCGGGACGGACCCGCAGCCGCAACGGGCTGGCACCGACCGCGAAGGCGCTCTTTAAAAAATCGAAAAGACACTTGACAGTCAGGCGAGGTTTCGAGTATAAACGCCCCTCGTCGCTGAAAGGCCCCAGCAGCAAGGGGTGGTGAGTAGGCGGCCGGCAAAAAGAAATTCTGAAAAAAGCGCTTGACAGTTCGAGTCGGTTTCGATAGGCTCACACTTCTCCGCTGCAGCACGGCGGAAAGCGAAACGCTTGGTCTTTGAAAACTAAATAGCAGAAGTAGAAGATGATTTGCGGGCAGCAAATCAAGTCAATCAAAAGCTTGAATCAAATACATTCAGTTATATCAACTGGAGAGTTTGATCCTGGCTCAGAACGAACGCTGGCGGCGTGCTTAACACATGCAAGTCGAACGTGAATCACCCTTCGGGGTGAGGAAAGTGGCGCACGGGTGAGTAACACGTGGATAATCTACCCGGTGATCTGGGATAACATTCCGAAAGGAGTGCTAATACCGGATAAGCCCACGGGCTCTTCGGAGCCTGCGGGAAAAGGTGGGGACCTTCGGGCCTACTGTCATCGGATGAGTCCGCGTCCCATTAGCTAGTTGGTGGGGTAATGGCCCACCAAGGCAACGATGGGTAGCTGGTCTGAGAGGATGATCAGCCACACTGGAACTGAGACACGGTCCAGACTCCTACGGGAGGCAGCAGTGGGGAATTTTGCGCAATGGGCGAAAGCCTGACGCAGCAACGCCGCGTGAGTGATGAAGGCCCTCGGGTCGTAAAGCTCTGTCAGAGGGGAAGAACCCCCGCAAGGTTAATATCCTTGTGGGCTGACGGTACCCTCAAAGGAAGCACCGGCTAACTCCGTGCCAGCAGCCGCGGTAATACGGAGGGTGCAAGCGTTGTTCGGAATTATTGGGCGTAAAGCGCGTGCAGGCGGTCATTTAAGTCTGATGTGAAAGCCCCGGGCTCAACCTGGGAAGTGCATTGGAAACTGGATGACTTGAGTACGGGAGAGGGTAGTGGAATTCCGAGTGTAGGGGTGAAATCCGTAGATATTCGGAGGAACACCGGTGGCGAAGGCGGCTACCTGGACCGATACTGACGCTGAGACGCGAAAGCGTGGGGAGCAAACAGGATTAGATACCCTGGTAGTCCACGCCGTAAACGATGGGTACTAGGTGTCGCGGGTATTGACCCCTGCGGTGCCGAAGCTAACGCATTAAGTACCCCGCCTGGGGAGTACGGCCGCAAGGCTAAAACTCAAAGGAATTGACGGGGGCCCGCACAAGCGGTGGAGCATGTGGTTTAATTCGACGCAACGCGAAGAACCTTACCTGGGTTTGACATCCCGATCGTACTCTATGGAAACATAGGGGTCAGTTCGGCTGGATCGGTGACAGGTGCTGCATGGCTGTCGTCAGCTCGTGTCGTGAGATGTTGGGTTAAGTCCCGCAACGAGCGCAACCCTTGTCCTTAGTTGCCATCATTAAGTTGGGCACTCTAAGGAGACTGCCGGTGTTAAACCGGAGGAAGGTGGGGATGACGTCAAGTCCTCATGGCCCTTATGTCCAGGGCTACACACGTGCTACAATGGCCGGTACAAAGGGAAGCAAGACCGCGAGGTGGAGCCAATCCCAAAAAGCCGGTCTCAGTTCGGATTGGAGTCTGCAACTCGACTCCATGAAGTTGGAATCGCTAGTAATCGCGCATCAGCATGGCGCGGTGAATACGTTCCCGGGCCTTGTACACACCGCCCGTCACACCACGGGAGTCGATTGTACCTGAAATCGGTGGGCTAACCTTCGGGAGGCAGCCGCTTATGGTATGGTCGGTAACTGGGGTGAAGTCGTAACAAGGTAGCCGTAGGGGAACCTGCGGCTGGATCACCTCCTTTCTAAGGAGCCAACTAAGCTTCGCAAGAAGCTTGGCATCCTAGGTCAATCACCGCCTCGATCGAGGCCGGTGAATCCTGCAAATCATCGGATTCTGCTATTTAGTTTTGAGAGACCAGGGCCTCTCGATGGAGAGGTTTTTTGCTCTTTGAAGAATTGAAGAACGAAGGTGGATGTGGGCTAGTAGCTCAGCTGGCTAGAGCACACGACTGATAATCGTGAGGTCGGAGGTTCGAGTCCTCCCTGGCCCACCAGATTAATCGGGGGTGTAGCTCAGTTGGGAGAGCGCCTGCCTTGCACGCAGGAGGTCATCGGTTCGAACCCGTTCACCTCCACCAAGTTCTGACGATTTTCTTCGATCTTTGACAATTGCATAAGACGATATACGATGCACGAGCGAGCACGAAAGTGCTCAACAAGCAAAGGTAAAATCGATTCGCATTAGTAGAAAACTTTTTTATGGTCAAGCTACTAAGGGCGTACGGTGGATGCCTTGGCATCGGGAGGCGATGAAGGACGTGGTAAGCTGCGAAAAGCTTCGGCGAGCTGCTAAACAAGCTTTGACCCGGAGATGTCCGAATGGGGAAACCCGGCAGGGATTAAGCCCTGTCATCGCATGGTGAATACATAGCCATGCGAGGCGAACGGGGGGAACTGAAACATCTAAGTACCCCCAGGAGAAGAAATCAATTGAGATTCCGTCAGTAGCGGCGAGCGAAAGCGGATTAGCCCAAACCGAAGTTACTACGGTGACTTCGGGGTTGTGGGGCCCCGACGTGGGATTGGTGAAGGTTAGCGGAAGGCTCTGGAAAGTGCCGCCATAGCAGGTGACAGCCCTGTACGCGAAAGCCTGATCCACCCTAGGGAGTCCCCGAGTACCACGGGACACGTGGAATCCTGTGGGAAGCTGGGAGGACCATCTTCCAAGGCTAAATACTCCCCGATGACCGATAGCGCATAGTACCGTGAGGGAAAGGTGAAAAGAACTGCGATGAGCAGAGTGAAATAGAACCTGAAACCGTGCGCCTACAAGCAGTGGGAGCCCTATGGAGCAATCCAGGGTGACCGCGTGCCTTTTGCATAATGAGTCAGCGAGTTACTCTCAGCAGCGAGGTTAAGCCGATCGAGGTGGAGCCGAAGCGAAAGCGAGTCTGAATAGGGCGAATGAGTTGCTGGGAGTAGACCCGAAACCGGGTGATCTATCCATGGGCAGGGTGAAAGGAGGGTAACACCTCGTGGAGGCCCGAACCCACTTAGGTTGAAAACTGAGGGGATGACCTGTGGATAGGAGTGAAAGGCTAATCAAACTCGGAGATAGCTGGTTCTCCCCGAAATATATTTAGGTATAGCCTCGTATGAATCGTTCCGGAGGTAGAGCACTGAATGGGCTAGGGGTCCTACCAGATTACCAAACCTAATCAAACTCCGAATGCCGGAAACGTATGTACGGGAGTCAGACGGCGGGTGATAAGATCCGTCGTCGAAAGGGAAACAGCCCAGATCGCCAGCTAAGGTCCCTAAGTCTGTGCTAAGTGGTAAAGGATGTGGGAATGCTTTGACAACCAGGAGGTTGGCTTAGAAGCAGCCACCCTTTAAAGAAAGCGTAATAGCTCACTGGTCAAGTGGGCCCGCGCCGAAAATGTAACGGGGCTCAAGCACAGCACCGAAGCTGCGGATTTGTACCTTAAGGTACAAGTGGTAGGGGAGCATTGTAGCAACCGCAGAAGGTCGACCGCGAGGACGGCTGGAGGAACTACAAGAGCTTATGCTGACATGAGTAGCGAAAATGCGGGTGAGAAACCCGCACGCCGAAAGCCCAAGGTTTCCTCAGTAAAGGTAATCTGCTGAGGGTTAGTCGGTCCCTAAGGCGAGGCCGAAAGGCGTAGTTGATGGGAAACAGGTTAATATTCCTGTACCTCTTGTTACTGCGATGGGGGGACGGAGAAGGGTAGGCCGGCCGGGTGTTGGACGTCCCGGTTCAAGCGTGTAGGCGGGGAAGGTAGGTAAATCCGCTTTCCCATTCAACGCTGAGGCGTGATGACGAGGGCTTTAAGCCCATAAAGTGGTTGATCCCATGCTTCCAAGAAAAGCCTCTAAGCTTCAGGTAACAAGAGACCGTACCGCAAACCAACTCAGGTGGGCGGGCAGAGAATGCTAAGGCGATTGAGAGAACTCTGGTTAAGGAACTCGGCAAAATGACACCGTAACTTCGGGAGAAGGTGTGCCCTCATCAGGTGTAGCGATTCGCACGCGAAGCCGAAGAGGGTCGCAGAGAAATGGCGGTAGCGACTGTTTACTAAAAACACAGCACTCTGCAAACTCGCAAGAGGAAGTATAGGGTGTGACGCCTGCCCGGTGCCGGAAGGTTAAGGGGATTTGTCAGCGCAAGCGAAG
This window encodes:
- the tyrS gene encoding tyrosine--tRNA ligase; this translates as MKSVQEQMDIIRRGAVEILVESELEEKLAASIKTGVPLRIKAGFDPTAPDLHLGHTVLIQKLKQFQDLGHEVCFLIGDFTGMIGDPTGKNETRKPLTREQVLQNAETYKEQVFKILDPQKTRVVFNSTWMGPMSASDLIGLAARYTVARMLERDDFHKRFTGQQPIAIHEFLYPLVQGYDSVALKSDVELGGTDQKFNLLVGRELQRQEGQRPQSILTMPLLEGLDGVNKMSKSLNNYIGITEPPKEIYGKTMSISDELMVRYYELLSDVDLATLEKIRNGVAGQPAGAHPMESKKALARELVARFHGAEAARQAEEDFVQQFKQKEIPDDIPLLKMPSSGPVWICRLLTDAGLTSSNGEARRMVVQGGVKIDGEKVGDADLEVAARGEVVVQVGKRRFARIVFGGN
- a CDS encoding TIGR00282 family metallophosphoesterase — encoded protein: MRLNILFIGDIVGRTGRMALASRLDRLVDRHLVDLVVANGENAAAGFGLTMDIARELYDLGVHVITSGNHIWDKKEILGYLPAQKRLLRPANYPAGTPGRGCGVFQTAAGIKVGVINLEGRVFMNNLECPFREADRLVEQLRAETPIILVDFHAEATSEKMALGCYLDGRVSAVVGTHTHVQTADEHIMPGGTAYISDAGMTGSRDAVIGIRKELAIEKFLTQMPVRFEVGKKDPVLCGVLFSVDEQTGRAIAVQRIKEEIE
- a CDS encoding 5-formyltetrahydrofolate cyclo-ligase is translated as MPKKSIRGRMLAQRRHLAAETCFAQSLHIQQNLLDTPEFAAARSVALYSPVYNEVFTEELFHAACRAGKRVAYPRVRGEVLEFLEVPAIGDLRPGAFGILEPVGSAALEVAQLDLLVVPGVAFDEGGYRLGYGKGFYDRVLHGCQNRGILVGLCFKFQLVSSLPVETHDIGMDMLVTEEQVLRFGANARPRTRGYQ
- the rny gene encoding ribonuclease Y — its product is MKIEIALILIAVALGAGALVGALLRRKSAESRLANAEQASAQIIEEAKKEADTIRKESLIQAKDAVLEAKSEWEKESRELRREIQAQEKRLLQKEENLDRRTTQVDAKEEEQVKRDKALMQQEERLRGREKDVESLVAEQAARLESISGMSAEEAKSQLMQNMESEARHDAAKRIKQIEDEARESADKKAKEILALAIQRYAGDFVAEKAVSVVPLPNDEMKGRIIGREGRNIRAIEAATGIDLIIDDTPEAVIISGFNPVRREVARIALERLIADGRIHPARIEEVVNKATQEVDEAIREAGEQATFDVGVHGIHPEIIKLIGRLRYRTSYGQNVLQHSLEVAFLCGIMASELGLNVKQAKRAGLLHDIGKAVDHEIEGSHAVIGADLARKYGESPKIVHALAAHHEDEKPETILAVLVQAADALSGARPGARREMLETYVKRLEDLERIGTSFVGVTSCFAIQAGREIRVMVSSEEVSDAQSHVLARDIARKVEDEMTYPGQIKVNVIRETRAVEYAK